A window of the Equus asinus isolate D_3611 breed Donkey chromosome 20, EquAss-T2T_v2, whole genome shotgun sequence genome harbors these coding sequences:
- the ADM gene encoding pro-adrenomedullin, which produces MKLVPVTLMYLGSLTFLGADAAPLDVASEFRKKWNKWALSRGKRELRVSSSYPTGLADVKARPAQTLIRPQVIKGASRSPQASPDAARIRVKRYRQSMNNFQGLRSFGCRFGTCTVQKLAHQIYQFTDKDKDGVAPRSKISPQGYGRRRRRSLPEASQGRTLSFPEPRARRAPALRAQQVLATLLRV; this is translated from the exons ATGAAGCTGGTTCCCGTAACCCTCATGTACCTGGGCTCGCTCACCTTCCTAGGTGCCGACGCCGCACCGCTCGACGTGGCGTCAGAGTTCCGAAAAAA ATGGAATAAGTGGGCTCTCAGTCGTGGGAAGAGGGAACTTCGGGTGTCCAGCAGCTACCCCACCGGGCTCGCAGACGTGAAGGCCAGGCCTGCCCAGACTCTCATTCGGCCCCAGGTCATAAAGGGCGCCTCTCGAAGCCCCCAGGCCAG TCCGGACGCCGCCCGCATCCGCGTCAAGCGCTATCGCCAGAGTATGAACAACTTCCAGGGCCTGCGGAGCTTTGGCTGTCGCTTCGGGACGTGCACGGTGCAGAAGCTGGCGCATCAGATCTACCAGTTCACAGACAAGGACAAGGACGGCGTCGCCCCCAGGAGCAAGATCAGCCCCCAGGGCTAcggccgccggcgccggcgctcCCTGCCCGAGGCCAGCCAGGGCCGGACTCTGTCGTTCCCGGAGCCTCGGGCGCGCCGAGCTCCGGCCTTGAGAGCGCAACAAGTGCTCGCCACCCTTCTTAGGGTTTAG